A genomic segment from Melospiza georgiana isolate bMelGeo1 chromosome 17, bMelGeo1.pri, whole genome shotgun sequence encodes:
- the LOC131090905 gene encoding BPI fold-containing family B member 3-like produces MCCSLPFSLLQPSRLRIVNNTLPKISLRSLPGFGHQVDFKTQLLVESSVPGQPLCQQVEVDATILVRDTWTPHQNALNCETVDITTHVRPRVPVLEEPLKRLLSNTLNDLGCNIINAKLKVLSSLLGSRNQVLPLGALGDLPSFSILSGDAIQVDLNDTLSALLEQGQGQGALNLSITSLAGSNSPLQGQVTQSSSLTVSALFPFIPQLRVRVRDEPVVAVRDGRATVTLRATIDVSSPALQTPQGLLFSVDVDIVLNITPSVSDGKLQTSLALDSINLTRFPQSLDAASASSLAEWLKKVLTAVYVPSVQDALRVSVPLPNVLNTNLRNAEVAITDENFTWDTSKKLVKV; encoded by the exons ATGTGCTGTTCACTGCCTTTTTCCTTGTTGCAACCATCCAGACTGAGAATTGTGAACAACACCCTCCCCAAAATCAGTCTGCGCTCCCTGCCGGGCTTTGGGCACCAGGTGGACTTCAAGACGCAGCTGCTGGTAGAGAGCAG CGTGCCGGGCCAGCCGCTGTGCCAGCAGGTGGAGGTGGATGCGACCATCCTGGTCCGGGACACTTGGACGCCTCACCAGAACGCTCTGAACTGCGAGACTGTTGACATAACCACCCATGTGAG ACCCAGAGTGCCAGTTCTGGAAGAGCCTTTGAAACGCCTGCTCAGCAATACCCTGAATGATCTG ggctgcaACATCATCAACGCCAAGCTCAAGGTGTTGagctccctgctgggctccaggaacC AGGTGCTCCCCCTCGGGGCCCTGGGGGACTTGCCCTCCTTCTCCATCCTCAGTGGGGATGCCATCCAGGTGGATCTGAAT gACACCCTCAGcgccctgctggagcagggccagggccagggcgcCCTCAACCTCAGCATCACCAGCTTGGCGGGCAGCAATTCCCCTCTGCAAGGCCAG GTGACCCAGAGCAGCTCGCTGACCGTGTCTGCCCTTTTCCCCTTCATCCCCCAG ctgcGTGTCCGAGTGAGGGATGAGCCAGTGGTGGCTGTGAGGGATGGAAGGGCCACTGTCACCCTCAGAGCCACTATTGACgtctccagccctgccctgcagaccccccAGGGGCTCCTGTTCTCCGTCGATGTG GACATCGTTCTGAACATCACCCCATCAGTCTCTGATGGCAAACTGCAAACCTCCCTAGCTCTTGACAG CATCAACCTGACACGGTTCCCCCAAAGCCTTGATGCTGCCAGT GCCTCCTCGCTGGCAGAATGGCTCAAGAAGGTCCTCACAGCTGTATATGTGCCTTCTGTTCAAG ATGCCCTCCGTGTGTCGGTCCCACTGCCCAACGTCCTCAACACCAACCTCAGGAATGCTGAAGTTGCCATCACTGAT GAAAACTTCACCTGGGACACCAGCAAAAAGCTGGTGAAAGTCTGA